A region from the Algoriphagus machipongonensis genome encodes:
- a CDS encoding DUF5686 and carboxypeptidase regulatory-like domain-containing protein codes for MLTDNKIFIRSFLLLLISVVIGSSALAQGIRGKVLTTEGEILPYSSVYIRNLGDGVPTNQEGNYEYKLKPGVYDVLVQYLGYKSQLKTIEVGDAWVEMDFELEPQTYTLGTVEVKAGQEDPALTIMRKAISKAKFHRLQLQKYSMTVYLKGTGQLTDAPFFLRKTLEKEGLNLNEAYTSESVSRITFTQPNKVEEKVISIRTNGDNQSTSPAPYIQTSFYQEKINEIISPLSRSAFAYYRFTYEGTFFDQDVLVNKIKVTPRSRGERVFEGYIYIIEDLWAIHSLNLKTSLLGFQIQATQQYAPVAENVWMPLTHTYRFGGKFFGFEGEFKYLASTRDYEVTMNPDLAYVPEIIDEKVQEVPDEVAEFDKSESALEQLAKEQPTTRKEYRKMINEYEKEAMKEREEPEVIRESYYSIDSLAKKRELSYWDSIRPVPLTEKEIEGYNRDDSLAVVEAAKVSEVDSVAKKARSKFRPLDFMNGATYNFGAGKSFGFKQNWTKISFNTVEGFKLGMGLFYRKYQEEKLADSVNRIRKSFNIEPELRYGFSSNKFYGKVDFRWSTTKPISGHTFGIEGGKYIYQFNGGDPINEQVNAFYSLLFRQNYMKLYEQEFAKIYWAHRVNYGFTYRGNLTYANRHQLFNNINYSWYNKEGREYTPNQPENVETDDQAFADHDILKLNASIEWRPGVKYGIRNGRKYPITSNSPLIKLSYNKAFGGISNSESSADFDQIEVGIEHYFEFGVSGKFDFNVSAGTFLSNKNVYFQDYQHFGGNRTIFSNFGPASNYRFMDYYKYSTNTSYVSGIFHYQFRKFLLTQLPMLRFSGVRENLFFNYLKTENSKNYWEVGYSLDNLFRIFRLEIGAGFEDREFLRGGVRMGVATFIQIN; via the coding sequence ATGCTTACTGATAACAAGATTTTTATTCGATCTTTTTTATTGTTACTGATTTCGGTGGTAATTGGAAGCTCTGCTTTGGCACAGGGGATTCGAGGCAAAGTGCTGACTACAGAAGGTGAAATTTTACCTTATTCCTCCGTTTATATCAGGAATTTGGGAGACGGAGTTCCCACCAACCAAGAAGGTAACTATGAATACAAGCTGAAGCCCGGGGTATATGATGTACTGGTTCAATATTTAGGATATAAGTCTCAATTAAAAACCATTGAGGTAGGGGATGCTTGGGTAGAGATGGATTTTGAGCTTGAGCCACAGACCTATACTTTAGGTACAGTGGAAGTGAAAGCAGGTCAAGAGGATCCTGCACTTACGATTATGAGAAAAGCGATCTCTAAAGCAAAATTCCATAGGTTACAGCTCCAAAAATATTCGATGACGGTGTACCTGAAAGGTACTGGTCAATTAACAGATGCTCCATTTTTTCTAAGGAAAACGCTGGAAAAAGAAGGTTTAAATCTTAACGAAGCCTATACCAGTGAATCCGTATCCAGGATCACATTTACTCAACCAAATAAGGTCGAGGAGAAAGTTATCTCTATCCGTACCAATGGAGATAACCAGTCCACTTCTCCAGCTCCATACATTCAAACGAGCTTTTATCAGGAAAAAATTAACGAAATCATATCCCCCTTATCCAGGTCAGCATTTGCTTACTATCGCTTCACGTATGAAGGGACTTTCTTTGATCAGGATGTTTTGGTCAATAAAATTAAAGTAACCCCCAGATCCAGAGGAGAACGCGTTTTTGAAGGATATATTTATATCATAGAAGACCTTTGGGCCATTCATTCTTTAAATCTAAAAACCTCTCTTTTGGGTTTTCAGATTCAAGCAACTCAGCAATACGCGCCCGTAGCCGAAAATGTCTGGATGCCTTTGACACATACTTACCGTTTTGGAGGTAAGTTTTTTGGCTTTGAAGGGGAGTTTAAATACCTGGCTTCTACTCGTGATTATGAAGTGACAATGAATCCTGATTTAGCCTATGTGCCGGAAATCATTGATGAAAAAGTTCAGGAAGTTCCGGATGAAGTAGCGGAATTTGATAAATCAGAATCTGCTTTGGAGCAGTTGGCCAAGGAACAGCCGACGACTCGAAAAGAGTATAGGAAGATGATCAATGAGTACGAAAAGGAGGCGATGAAGGAAAGAGAGGAACCGGAAGTCATTCGTGAAAGCTACTACAGTATAGATTCCTTAGCTAAGAAGCGTGAGTTATCTTATTGGGATAGTATTCGCCCTGTGCCATTGACAGAAAAAGAAATAGAGGGCTATAACCGAGATGATAGCTTGGCAGTGGTGGAAGCAGCTAAAGTAAGTGAGGTAGATTCGGTAGCAAAAAAAGCAAGAAGTAAGTTTAGGCCATTGGATTTTATGAATGGGGCAACTTACAATTTTGGAGCTGGCAAGTCATTTGGTTTTAAGCAAAATTGGACGAAGATTTCATTTAACACTGTAGAGGGCTTTAAGCTTGGAATGGGCTTATTTTATAGAAAATACCAAGAAGAGAAATTAGCTGATAGTGTCAATAGAATCCGAAAGAGTTTCAACATTGAACCGGAGCTTCGTTATGGCTTTTCGAGTAATAAGTTTTATGGGAAAGTTGATTTTCGCTGGTCTACTACTAAGCCAATTTCTGGACATACTTTTGGAATTGAAGGGGGGAAATACATCTATCAATTTAATGGTGGAGACCCAATCAACGAACAGGTGAATGCTTTTTACTCCCTCTTATTCAGGCAGAATTACATGAAGCTCTATGAGCAGGAATTTGCTAAAATCTACTGGGCACACCGAGTTAATTATGGATTTACCTATCGAGGGAATTTAACCTATGCCAATAGACATCAGCTTTTTAATAATATCAATTACAGCTGGTATAATAAAGAGGGAAGAGAGTATACTCCCAATCAGCCAGAGAATGTAGAAACTGATGACCAAGCATTTGCTGATCATGATATTCTTAAATTGAATGCTTCCATTGAGTGGAGGCCTGGGGTCAAGTATGGAATTAGAAATGGGCGAAAATATCCGATTACCAGCAATTCCCCTTTGATAAAACTGAGCTATAACAAAGCATTTGGAGGAATATCAAATTCTGAGTCTTCCGCTGATTTTGATCAAATTGAAGTTGGAATAGAACATTATTTTGAATTTGGTGTCAGCGGTAAGTTTGATTTCAACGTGTCTGCAGGTACTTTCTTGAGTAACAAAAATGTGTATTTCCAAGATTACCAACACTTTGGTGGTAACAGGACGATCTTCTCCAATTTTGGGCCGGCGTCTAATTATCGATTTATGGATTACTATAAATACAGCACCAATACTTCCTATGTATCGGGGATTTTCCACTATCAATTCAGGAAATTCCTGCTGACGCAATTGCCGATGCTCCGTTTTTCAGGAGTTAGAGAAAACCTCTTTTTCAATTATCTAAAAACAGAAAACTCGAAGAATTACTGGGAAGTGGGCTATTCGTTGGATAACCTATTTAGAATTTTCCGATTGGAAATTGGAGCTGGATTTGAAGACAGAGAATTCCTAAGGGGAGGAGTAAGAATGGGAGTGGCTACATTTATCCAAATCAACTAA
- a CDS encoding FG-GAP-like repeat-containing protein — MKNVRFHFLIIPLIILTSCLQKQDSLFESLPPQKTGVDFTNTLIETEEFNIVEYLYFYNGGGVAAGDINNDGLIDLYFSSNQGSNKLYLNKGRMVFEDITIQAGLESDQPWKTGVTMADINGDGLLDIYVCRLGNWKSVRGRNELYINNGDLSFTESAEEYGLDFQGFSTQAAFFDFDKDGDLDMYLLNHAVHTERSYGGAESRYFDDGFAGDRLYRNNLESGEKKFTGITREAGIFSSKIGYGLGIGISDINNDGWPDIYVSNDFNENDYLYINQRNGTFKEQISSGVNYSSRFSMGSDFSDFNNDGWIDFITMDMLPRDEIIQKMSAGEDSEEVYQLKLGFGFERQVSRNSLQLNNTNGTFSEIGQFSGVYATDWSWAALFGDFDNDGWKDLFVTNGIVRRPNDLDYINFVTNPEIEDGLQNKPDISDLRLADEMPPGDVSNFIFKNNRDLTFSDVSQEWGVFGKGISNGAVYADLDNDGDLDLVVNNINQPAGIYENKLKQISDSSQIVNHLKLRFKGLGLNQFGIGARVALYHKDQIQIQENFISRGFQSSIAPEVHFGLGDFNSLDSLKVTWPSGKSETLKNIKVNTTLVLDESNAIFSEQPVENSNEPSLKVLDKDLSGLDFQHRENEYNDFNTEPLLPHKLSREGPALATGDLNGDGLDDVFVGGASGQSGVVFFQSKEGRFYQVNQPLLEEDADLEDVSAVLFDSNGDGFLDLLVGRGGNIQIPNDQGESTNIYLNDGKGEFYQKVKLPLEPNTQVSVVNAVDINEDGKMDLMIGGRNVVGEYGYRPKSYLFQNQGENQYLNLTKEIAPELELIGMVKDAVWKDLDLDGNLDLIVVGEWIPINIFMHRDGELINETSLFGLEKSKGWWNSIVAEDLNGDGYPDLVVGNLGLNSRLKASKEHPVKMIVNDFDQNGTSEQLISYSVEGKYYTIASKDELVKQMPILKKKFLHNEDFAGKSVDELLSYLNTEEAEYLEAHQFESVVLINQDGKGFRSKKLPVEAQFAPIEAIELVDVDQDGNLDLVLGGNKTSSSPYFGAYQGSWGQILLGDSLGNFRLDMLDRLKIRGDVREIRTVTVNKKTWLIYAKNDDFLEVVQIIE; from the coding sequence ATGAAAAACGTCCGTTTTCATTTTTTGATTATACCTCTGATTATTCTGACTTCATGTTTACAAAAGCAGGATTCACTTTTTGAAAGTCTGCCTCCTCAAAAAACCGGTGTTGACTTTACTAATACCTTGATAGAAACAGAAGAGTTTAACATTGTTGAATACCTGTATTTTTATAATGGCGGAGGGGTAGCAGCTGGTGACATCAATAATGACGGGCTGATTGATCTCTATTTTTCTTCTAATCAGGGTTCCAATAAACTTTATTTGAATAAGGGGAGGATGGTATTTGAAGATATCACCATCCAAGCAGGACTGGAATCTGATCAACCCTGGAAAACAGGAGTGACTATGGCGGATATCAACGGAGATGGACTACTGGATATCTACGTTTGTAGACTGGGAAACTGGAAATCAGTACGAGGGAGAAATGAATTGTATATCAATAACGGAGACTTGTCTTTTACAGAAAGTGCGGAAGAATATGGTTTGGATTTTCAAGGCTTCAGCACCCAAGCAGCATTTTTTGATTTTGATAAAGATGGTGATTTGGATATGTACTTGCTCAATCATGCCGTGCACACTGAGAGAAGTTATGGCGGGGCCGAATCTAGGTATTTTGATGATGGGTTTGCTGGTGACAGACTCTATCGAAACAACTTAGAAAGCGGAGAAAAGAAGTTTACCGGGATTACAAGAGAAGCAGGAATTTTTTCGAGCAAAATTGGATATGGCTTGGGTATTGGAATTTCCGATATCAACAACGACGGTTGGCCAGATATCTATGTTTCAAATGATTTTAATGAGAATGATTACCTATATATCAACCAGCGGAACGGTACATTTAAGGAGCAAATTTCTTCTGGTGTCAATTACAGCAGTAGGTTCTCAATGGGGAGCGATTTTTCAGATTTTAATAATGACGGGTGGATTGACTTTATCACCATGGACATGTTGCCTAGGGATGAAATCATTCAAAAAATGTCAGCAGGAGAAGACAGCGAAGAAGTATACCAGCTCAAATTGGGGTTTGGGTTTGAAAGACAAGTGTCTAGAAACAGTTTACAGCTGAACAATACGAATGGCACCTTTTCGGAAATCGGACAATTCTCCGGCGTCTACGCAACAGATTGGAGTTGGGCAGCTTTGTTTGGAGATTTTGATAATGATGGATGGAAAGATTTGTTTGTTACCAATGGGATAGTTAGAAGACCCAATGACCTAGATTATATCAATTTTGTTACTAATCCTGAAATAGAAGATGGCTTACAAAATAAACCGGATATCAGTGATCTGAGGCTAGCAGATGAAATGCCCCCAGGAGATGTCAGTAATTTCATTTTTAAAAACAATCGCGACCTTACTTTTTCGGATGTTTCCCAAGAATGGGGTGTTTTCGGAAAAGGTATTTCTAATGGAGCTGTATATGCGGACTTGGATAATGACGGTGATTTGGATTTGGTGGTTAATAACATCAATCAACCAGCGGGTATTTACGAAAATAAGTTGAAGCAGATTTCTGACAGTAGCCAAATCGTAAATCATCTAAAATTGAGATTCAAAGGCCTTGGTTTAAACCAGTTTGGAATTGGGGCAAGAGTAGCGTTGTATCACAAGGATCAGATTCAAATTCAGGAAAACTTTATCAGCAGAGGATTCCAGTCCTCCATTGCACCGGAAGTCCATTTTGGATTAGGTGATTTCAATAGCTTAGATTCTCTAAAGGTTACCTGGCCAAGTGGAAAATCAGAAACCCTGAAAAATATCAAGGTCAATACGACTCTTGTATTAGATGAATCAAATGCAATTTTTTCTGAGCAACCAGTAGAAAATTCAAATGAACCCTCGTTGAAAGTTTTGGATAAAGATTTATCTGGACTAGATTTTCAACACCGTGAAAATGAATATAATGATTTTAATACGGAGCCATTACTGCCTCATAAATTGTCACGTGAAGGTCCTGCGTTGGCCACAGGAGATCTAAATGGAGATGGGCTGGATGATGTTTTTGTTGGAGGAGCATCAGGGCAGTCTGGAGTAGTTTTTTTTCAAAGTAAAGAAGGTCGATTTTATCAAGTGAATCAGCCTTTACTGGAAGAAGATGCTGATTTGGAGGACGTTAGTGCGGTTTTATTTGACAGTAATGGGGATGGTTTTTTGGATTTATTGGTAGGAAGAGGAGGGAATATCCAAATCCCAAATGATCAGGGTGAATCGACCAACATATATCTGAATGATGGAAAAGGGGAGTTTTATCAAAAAGTAAAGTTACCATTGGAACCAAACACTCAAGTTTCGGTGGTAAATGCGGTGGATATAAATGAGGATGGGAAGATGGATCTAATGATTGGAGGTAGGAACGTTGTAGGGGAATATGGATATAGGCCAAAAAGTTATTTATTTCAAAATCAAGGGGAGAATCAATATCTGAACCTAACGAAGGAAATTGCTCCAGAATTGGAATTGATAGGCATGGTAAAGGATGCCGTCTGGAAAGATTTAGACCTAGATGGTAACCTGGATTTGATCGTGGTGGGAGAGTGGATTCCAATCAATATTTTCATGCATCGAGACGGGGAGTTGATAAATGAGACCAGCCTATTTGGGTTGGAAAAATCAAAAGGTTGGTGGAACTCAATTGTTGCAGAAGACCTGAACGGAGATGGTTATCCTGACTTGGTAGTTGGCAATTTGGGTTTAAATAGTCGGTTGAAAGCTTCCAAAGAACATCCCGTAAAAATGATTGTAAATGATTTTGACCAAAATGGGACTTCAGAACAGCTTATTTCTTATTCAGTGGAAGGGAAATATTATACCATAGCTTCAAAAGACGAACTTGTAAAACAAATGCCAATCCTAAAAAAGAAATTTTTACATAATGAGGATTTTGCTGGAAAGAGTGTGGATGAATTGTTATCCTATTTAAATACTGAAGAGGCAGAATATCTGGAAGCCCATCAGTTTGAGTCTGTGGTGTTGATAAATCAAGACGGCAAGGGGTTTCGTTCAAAGAAACTGCCTGTAGAAGCTCAATTTGCTCCCATTGAGGCGATTGAACTGGTAGATGTAGACCAAGACGGAAATCTAGACTTGGTATTAGGGGGAAACAAGACTAGTTCTTCTCCCTATTTTGGTGCGTATCAGGGAAGTTGGGGGCAGATTCTTTTGGGAGATTCCTTAGGGAATTTCAGATTGGATATGCTTGATAGGCTTAAAATCCGTGGTGATGTGCGAGAGATTAGAACGGTAACTGTCAATAAGAAGACGTGGTTGATTTATGCGAAAAATGACGATTTCCTTGAGGTAGTTCAAATAATTGAATAA